Genomic segment of Leptolyngbya sp. 'hensonii':
TTGTTGTTGCGGTAAGCGGAACGGCAGTTCCTGGGATTGTTGTTCCACGAACCGCCCCGTTTTGTTTGCCTGCCCCATGAGTAGAATACAGGAGGCAGAATACAGAAGGCAGAAGTTAAGGAATTCATAACCTTTTGTCTTTTAGTTTTCTGTCTGTTTGCCGAACAGTGATGACGTAATATCTTGCTGTAATCGCCAGGTATTGCCATGAGCCAGGTGGGCCATCCAGCTTTGGAGCGATCGCTGCATGTGCTCCAACGTGATCTGACCCTCAACATAAGCGCGATACATTCGTTTCAACCGTTGGCGGCCTCGGCGCACGTTGTCGTTACGGACCCGAATCCGAATTTGCTTTGGGAAAGTATTGCCAACAGATAGGACCCGAAAGCCAACAAAATTCGCTCCAATTCGGGTTGCAAACAACTGGCTTTTAATCGGATGAATTTTCAGCCGCAATGTAGCCAGGTAAGTTTCGATCGCAACTCTGGTTGTAGCTAGAAAACTACGATCGTCAGAGAAGAGCGAAAAATCATCGACATAGCGGAGATAGTACTTTACTTTCAGTTCCTCTTTGACAAAATGGTCAAATCCATTCAGATAACAATTGGCAAAGAACTGACTGGTGAGGTTTCCGATCGGGAGACCACGCCGTCGCAAGCAAGGGGTCAATAAGTCATCACCGGGAAAGTATTCCATGATCGGCTCCTGCTCATTGCTGCGATCGATAATCAGGTCAATCAGGTGCAATGTATCTGGGCATTTGATTTTGCGTCGGAGTAGGGTTTTGAGGATTTCATGATCAATTGCAGGGAAGTATTTCCGAATATCGCACTGGAGTACATACTGACAGTTTCGATAAAACTGGACGAAGCGGCGGAATGCTCGATGGGTGCCGAAACCAACCCGATTGGCGTAACTGTCGTGAATAAAAGTCTGCTCAAAGATCGGGGCAATGATATTGCAGAGCGCATGATGAACGACTCGATCGCGGTAAGGTGCGGCTGAAATAAGCCTGGGCTTGGGTTCAAAGATTCGAAATGTTCTATAAGTGCCTGGTTCATAGGTGTGGCTGCGCAATTCGTGCTGCAGGCAAGCTAATTCCTGTTCCAGATGATAATTGAACTCCAGGACATTGGCTCGAAATCGTTTGGCGCGTTGCGCTTGGCGGGCTGAATTGAGCAAGTTCTCAAAGTCAGTGATTTGGGACCATAAATTGCCGTAGCGTTTCATGGCATTGGCTGCCGCTGTCGTTGCTGTTTCATCCACCCACCCAGCTCAGTGCCAATACTGTTGAGCTGTTTCCCAGCATATTCATAACGAGGTGCTTTAACCAGATCAAAGTCCATCAACAGGCGAGTTTGGTGACGGAGGATGTCGAGGCGAATATTCAGATCCTCCAGGATGGATAATTTATCAGCGCGATAACGAGCCTGAATTAGCCCCTCCAATAAGTCATAAAGCCCAGCAATAATCCGATCTCCCAGCATAAATTTATGATCGCGGGGTAAGTGATTCAAAATAGGTACGTACCAACGGATCAGGTCATAGGTCTTTTGAATAACCGGGAGGTCTTTCATGGATTGTCTTGATAGGTGACTGGCTTAATATTAATTCTCTGATAGGCTGTAAAACCCAAAAAAATTTTTAGGCGCTGCGCGCCAGGGTAAAAAACCAAGGGCAAAGGGCAAAAAGGCAAGAGGGCAAAGGGTTACAGAGGCCCTGAAACCGAACAACACACACGAAAACCGTCGTTGTAGTTGCGCCACTCCGCATCAATGCTGTTGCGGTAAGCGGAACGGCAGTACCAGGGACTGCTGAACCACGAACCGCCCCGAATCACCCGTCTACCTTGCTCATAGCGCTTTTCGGCGATCCAGGCATTGCCGTCTCTAGGGGCACCTACATAGCTATCATGCCAATCATCTTCACACCACTCCCAGACATTGCCATGCAGGTCATAGAGGCCAAAGGCATTGGCCACACCAAAACTACCCACCGGGGTTGTCCCTTTTGACCCCGATCGTTGTTTAGGGCTGGCCCCATACCCCTGCTCCCAATTGTAATTTGCTAAATCGGGCGTAATGGTTGCACCAAAATGAAACGGGGTTTCTGTTCCGGCGCGACAGGCATACTCCCACTCGGCTTCGCTGGGCAGGCGGTAGGGTTTCCCGGTCAACTGGGACAGGCGAGCGCAGAACTCGGTTGCCTCTAGCCAGGAGACTCGCTCAACTGGCCGACGATCGTCTCCCCTAAAGTTGGATGGGTCAGGGTCCAGCGATCTCTCTACTTGGGGCAGGCCAGCCACCTGCCTCCACTGGGCCTGGGTGACCGGGTACTTGCCCAGGAAAAAGGCGGGGACGGTGACCGGATGCTGTGGCCCTCCCCGATCGAACTGCCCTGGTTCGTTCTCTGGAGAACCCATCTGGAAGGTTCCCGCTGGGATGGCCACCATCTCCAGGCCGACGGTCTCGCTCAGTTGCTCAACATAGCCCCAGGCTTCCCCCCTTTGTTTCTGAATGATGACTTCAGACTTCCTGCCCCTGCCCCAAACCTCGACGGTGGCAATCTCAAACTCAAAGGGCTGTAGTTGCTCCTCTGCTTCTAGCTCGACAAATACGGTTTCAAACGTGACTTCAATCAGAGAGGGAAAGCTGACCAGGGGGGGGATAGGAGGTGGAGGTGGGGGAGAATACTGCTGCCCTATCTGTTGGGCGAGTTGGCGATACTTACCTCCCTTCCGTTTCAACACTGCTGCCGTTACTGTGGCAAAGGGACGGAGTTGTTTGGCTTTTTCAATCAGTTCTGGATCTCCACTCTGGGTCCAAAGCTGTAGCTCTGCGACAAATTCCTCCAGGAACTGATCCAGCGGCTGTTTAAACTGCTGCTCAATAAAAGCTGAAAACACCTGCATCGTATCAGGAACCGGAGTTCCTTCTAGCAGAAGCTGGCGGATTTCCTCATCTCTAAAGCCATACTCTACTGCATCAGGATGACTTCCTAGATCTAGTGCTTCCAGTGGCTCTAGCAATCCGCCTAACAAAACTTCTGCGACATTCATCTGCCGAGAATTGGGTAGCAGAGTTTCCTGAATCAACCGGATCACAGGCAGGGTAATGACTGGCGAAGCGGCTACCAGCCCCATCAATCGTTGTGCCATCGGTGATGACATCACCTGAAACTGTTCCAGGTGGCGCTGTGCAGTTAGAGAGTTGGGTGCTTGTGCTTCTGCAGGTTCCAGCGCGAATGAACCCACTTGATAACCTGGTGCCTTGTTGTGCCCCATCACCATTTGGCTCCAGGCCAATATCGCATCTGGTTCTAAAGGTAGGATGGGTAGACAGGCAGCAGGGTTAGGGAGTTCCGTCTGCCATTCATCGGACCAGGTTGCCGTTAGGCGAGCATTGGGCAACCCAAGTTCCAGGGCGTTGAGCTGCACTGGCTCAAAACCTCGAATGGCCGTGCGAACCCACATTGATTCGGGGAACACCTGGACGATCGCAACGGGGCTAAGCTTGGTCCAGAGTTTCAGCCCCTTGACTAACTCCTCTTGCTGCCAATACTCAGCAACACAATCTGTGATCAACAGAATGAGCTGGCGTCCACTGGGGTTGAGGAGTGCTTCAGGTTTCAGGGAAGGGTGTTGGAGGGCTGCTGCCCCAATCCCCGATCGCAACTTTAGCTGTTGGTTTTCCCAATGGAGTCCCCAAAGCTGCACATCGCGAAATGTGCCATAGTTCCGCAGTAGTCTGCGAAATTCCAGTACCGTCTGTCGCCAGATCAACATGGAATTGCTTTCATCTGCTACCAGAACGACCTCTAGCCAGGGTTCTAATGTAGGTTTAACAATGGGTTGCCAGATCCCTGCTTCAGCGATCTGTTGAGCGGTGGCTTGTTCATCCAATCCCTCAATCTGATCAGAGGGTATCTGGCGCATGAGGGGACGCAGGGACCGCGCCAGGGATAGGGGATCACGAATCGAAGGTGGATTTGCCACCTTAATCGGAGTTCGATCGCCGATCAGGTCGGTCATTGAGGTTGATTGCGATCGTTGAGGTGCAATACCTGCGACTGCTCCAGAAGAAGGGCGGTTCGCAGGTGGTTCCGATCTAGATGATTTAGAAGATGAGAGAAGGGAAGATTTTCGTTCTACACCTGTAGGAGGCTTCGACCCTGATCCAGCAGGTGCAGGGGTGTTTGATTGCCGAATTAAGGTTAGCCAGATGATATCTGCTAATTCCTCAGCAGTGAGTTCCAGTTCCTTGCCTAATCCAGCAATCAAGCGATCAATCATTGCCCAGTGCCCAGACTGCTCAAAGAACTGAACAATAGGTCTTTAATGGCCTTTTCATCCGCATTCTTCGTTAAAAGGTACAAAGTATTGAGCAACTGGTCAGTTGCCAGGTTCCCCTCTTCCTGATCATTACAATCTTGAAAATCCCGAATTACCTGTTGAAACTGTTGAATCAGGTCTTCTCCCAGATGGGCTTTGACGATATTGACCAGGGCTTCATCTCTAGGTGTTGGCATGGACACCCGCACACACCGGCGCAGAAATGCTGAAGGAAATTCTCGTTCCCCGTTACTGGTCAGCACGACTACCGGAAACGCCTGACATTGGACCTGTCCGTCTGGAATCGGCACATCCAGACCATCCTCTGATTCTACAGGTTGACTTTGGCTGCCCCGTTTAGCCAGTCGTCGCAGTTCTGGAATCTCGTAGCGTCCCTCTTCCAGGAGATGCAGCAGGTCGTTCGGTAAGTTGATGTCACTCTTATCAATTTCGTCAATCAGTAATACCCTGGGACGCTGGGATGGCAAAAATGCCGTTCCGACTGGACCCAGCCGGATATACTGTCCGATGTTGCGATAACCTTGTTCAACGGCTACCTGGGATGGCCCAGCTTGACTCGGTTGCGGGATTTGCGATTGGGCGATCGCCAGTTGTGCATCTTGCAATCGGGCGATCGCATCATACTGATACAGCCCCTGCTGTAGATTGGAACGGGCAGTCACTGACCAGACTAGCACGGGGCCTAGCTGGAGTTCGTAGGCGATCGCATAGGCCAGGGAAGTTTTTCCTGACCCTGGTTTGCCGGTAACTAACAAAGGTCGCCGCAGATAAAGAGCCGCATTAACCGCATCAATCACGGTAGGCTGCTCCGGTTCAGATTCCTCTGATTCTGACGGTGGTGGGGGAATGCGGAAATTCTTACCCCGCTCTACATCGCGCAATTTTGTCTGGGCTATCTTCTGTAATTCCTTCCAGCGCTCCTCATCCTTCTTTTTATCGACTGTCGCGCCAGTTATTCTTCTGGTAAAGCGTCGCCAAGAGGGAGCCTCATGCTCATGCAGGCGGCTAATGCCATCATGGGGTTCTCGTTCTCCCTGAAATATCGTCCAGTCCTGGCTCATGCTGATCTCTGCCCTCCCTGATCTAGTGGTTTAAGCGTTGGCATTCGTTCCCAATCATCCCAAAGAATGGCGAGATACTTGCCCCATCGCTCCTCGTCTGGTAGACCATCATCGCAAGCAGATGAGCGAACACTTCTGACCCTCTCCAATAATTCACAGGGATTACCCAATAGGTTAAGTTCTAAAAACTGATCAATTCCAGCTTCAATCTGGTTGGGAGGTAGTTGATGATCATGCACCCACCATGCCATAGGCACACCAGATTTCAGCATTGCTTGCAACAATTTTTGAACGTCTGATTGAGATTTAGGTAACGGGCAGGTAATTCTAATGCCCATCATATTCCGCAGAGTTTCTGTTAGCGTTCGTAGTCGGCTACAGTCGATATGGTCAAGCGAGTGAAATCGTTCTTGAATGAACCCAGGCCCAGGATTTTCTTGTTCAGGATTTTCTTGTAACTTTTTGATTTGGTGCCAGGATGCAGAAAAGGCATTCTTT
This window contains:
- a CDS encoding MoxR family ATPase; this encodes MSQDWTIFQGEREPHDGISRLHEHEAPSWRRFTRRITGATVDKKKDEERWKELQKIAQTKLRDVERGKNFRIPPPPSESEESEPEQPTVIDAVNAALYLRRPLLVTGKPGSGKTSLAYAIAYELQLGPVLVWSVTARSNLQQGLYQYDAIARLQDAQLAIAQSQIPQPSQAGPSQVAVEQGYRNIGQYIRLGPVGTAFLPSQRPRVLLIDEIDKSDINLPNDLLHLLEEGRYEIPELRRLAKRGSQSQPVESEDGLDVPIPDGQVQCQAFPVVVLTSNGEREFPSAFLRRCVRVSMPTPRDEALVNIVKAHLGEDLIQQFQQVIRDFQDCNDQEEGNLATDQLLNTLYLLTKNADEKAIKDLLFSSLSSLGTGQ
- the avd gene encoding diversity-generating retroelement protein Avd, which gives rise to MKDLPVIQKTYDLIRWYVPILNHLPRDHKFMLGDRIIAGLYDLLEGLIQARYRADKLSILEDLNIRLDILRHQTRLLMDFDLVKAPRYEYAGKQLNSIGTELGGWMKQQRQRQPMP
- a CDS encoding RNA-directed DNA polymerase, with translation MDETATTAAANAMKRYGNLWSQITDFENLLNSARQAQRAKRFRANVLEFNYHLEQELACLQHELRSHTYEPGTYRTFRIFEPKPRLISAAPYRDRVVHHALCNIIAPIFEQTFIHDSYANRVGFGTHRAFRRFVQFYRNCQYVLQCDIRKYFPAIDHEILKTLLRRKIKCPDTLHLIDLIIDRSNEQEPIMEYFPGDDLLTPCLRRRGLPIGNLTSQFFANCYLNGFDHFVKEELKVKYYLRYVDDFSLFSDDRSFLATTRVAIETYLATLRLKIHPIKSQLFATRIGANFVGFRVLSVGNTFPKQIRIRVRNDNVRRGRQRLKRMYRAYVEGQITLEHMQRSLQSWMAHLAHGNTWRLQQDITSSLFGKQTEN
- a CDS encoding formylglycine-generating enzyme family protein, whose translation is MIDRLIAGLGKELELTAEELADIIWLTLIRQSNTPAPAGSGSKPPTGVERKSSLLSSSKSSRSEPPANRPSSGAVAGIAPQRSQSTSMTDLIGDRTPIKVANPPSIRDPLSLARSLRPLMRQIPSDQIEGLDEQATAQQIAEAGIWQPIVKPTLEPWLEVVLVADESNSMLIWRQTVLEFRRLLRNYGTFRDVQLWGLHWENQQLKLRSGIGAAALQHPSLKPEALLNPSGRQLILLITDCVAEYWQQEELVKGLKLWTKLSPVAIVQVFPESMWVRTAIRGFEPVQLNALELGLPNARLTATWSDEWQTELPNPAACLPILPLEPDAILAWSQMVMGHNKAPGYQVGSFALEPAEAQAPNSLTAQRHLEQFQVMSSPMAQRLMGLVAASPVITLPVIRLIQETLLPNSRQMNVAEVLLGGLLEPLEALDLGSHPDAVEYGFRDEEIRQLLLEGTPVPDTMQVFSAFIEQQFKQPLDQFLEEFVAELQLWTQSGDPELIEKAKQLRPFATVTAAVLKRKGGKYRQLAQQIGQQYSPPPPPPIPPLVSFPSLIEVTFETVFVELEAEEQLQPFEFEIATVEVWGRGRKSEVIIQKQRGEAWGYVEQLSETVGLEMVAIPAGTFQMGSPENEPGQFDRGGPQHPVTVPAFFLGKYPVTQAQWRQVAGLPQVERSLDPDPSNFRGDDRRPVERVSWLEATEFCARLSQLTGKPYRLPSEAEWEYACRAGTETPFHFGATITPDLANYNWEQGYGASPKQRSGSKGTTPVGSFGVANAFGLYDLHGNVWEWCEDDWHDSYVGAPRDGNAWIAEKRYEQGRRVIRGGSWFSSPWYCRSAYRNSIDAEWRNYNDGFRVCCSVSGPL